Within the Longimicrobiaceae bacterium genome, the region TGAAGGCCGGTTTCTCCGAGCCCGCGCTGGAGCGGCTGGACGTGGACACCGTCTACCGCGGCATGAACGTCGTGCAGCCCAACCTCATCCGCATCGAGAGCGACGAGGCCACGTACAACCTGCACATCATGCTGCGCTTCGACCTGGAGCGGGCGCTGCTCACCGGCGACCTGGCCGTGGCCGACCTGCCCGCCACCTGGAACGACCGCGTGAAGAGCGACCTGGGGCTGGACGTCCCCGACGACCGCCGCGGCTGCCTGCAGGACATCCACTGGTCTATGGGCGCCATCGGCTACTTCCCCACGTACACGCTGGGCAACCTGTACGCGGCGCAGTTCTGGAGCACCATCCGCACGGCGCTCCCCGAGCTGGACGATCAGGTGCGCCGCGGCGAGTTCGGTGAGCTGCTGGCGTGGCTCCGCACGAACATCCACCGGCACGGCCGCCGCTACACCGCTCCCGAGCTGTGCCAGCGTGTCTCGGGAGCCCCGCTCAGCCACGAGCCCCTGGTCCGCTACCTCGAAGCCAAGCTGCGCCCCATCTACGGTATCTGATCGCGGCGAAAATCCGGGCGTTCGGTCGATGGACGGATGACGGTGGGCCAGGAGTTCGCGAGTGGAGATGCGACCGGATCCCATCCAGCGACCTTCCTCCAGCTGTTCGAATGCTCCGCCGTCTGAATCTTCCTCCCGCTGGATCCGGTAGATGCGGGGCGCGGATCTGGCATCTCGCCGCGCGTCGATCAACACACGGACGGAGCTTGGGATGGCGGATTGGAAGAAGCGGCTGACGGAGTTCGCGAGCCGCGTGGAGACCAACATCGACCGGCAGAAGGAGCGGCTGGGCACGGCCGTCGGCGGAGTCCGCCCGGCGCGCATCGAAGCGTACCGCGGCTTCGGCACGGCGGAGCGGGCATACGTGAAGGGGCGCGTGCTCCGCGTCCTTCCCCTCCCCGCCGCGGCCGAGGGCGACGGCGTGCTGATCAACCTGGCCGGCATGATCCAGCGCTTCGAGAGCGACGAGGTGCCGGGCGCGCGCGTGCTCGTCCGCTACCCCGGCAGCTCGCAGGAGGTGACGGCCGACGAGGAGGGCTACTTCGAGGCGTGGATCGAGCCGCGGCCCGCCTTCCCCGCCGGCCGCCTCTGGCACGACGTGGAGATGGCGCTGCTGCACCCCGTCGACGCCGCCGACCCGCCCGCGCCCATCCCGGCGCACGTCCTCGTCCCTCCGGCAGATGCGCGCTTCGGCGTGATCAGCGATCTGGACGACACGGTGGTGCGGACCGACGCCACGAACGCGCTGCGGATGGTGCGCAACGTCTTCCTGGCGAACGCGCGAACGCGAGTGCCCTTCCCCGGCGTGGCCGCGTTCTACCGCGCGCTCCAGCGGGGGATGGGCGGCGCCGCGGCGAACCCGGTCTTCTACGTGAGCAGCAGCCCGTGGAACCTTCACGACCTGCTCACCGAGTTCCTGACCCTGCAGGACATCCCCGTGGGCCCGCTCATGCTGCGCGACTGGGGGCTGAACGCGGACGAGGTGCTGCCCACCGGCCACGGGCGGCACAAGCTGGAGCAGATCCGCCGGGTGATGGACACGTTCCGCGCGCTGCCGTTCATCCTGATCGGCGACAGCGGCCAGGAGGACCCGGAGATCTACGCCAAGGTCGTGCACGACAACCCGTCGCGCATCCTGGGCGTCTACATCCGCAACGTCACGCCCGCGCCCGCCCGCGCGGACTTCATCCGCAAGCTGGGCGACGAGCTGCGCCAGGTGGGCGGCACCCTCGTCCTTGCCGACGACACCCTCGCCGCGGCGGAGGACGCCGCACGCCGCGGCTGGATCGACCCCGCCGCGCTCCCGGAGATCGGCCACCGCGCCGCAGCGGACGTGCCGACGGAGCCCACGCAGCCCGGCACCGCCCGCACCAACGACGCGCTGAGCACCGACCCACCGGGCTGACGGCGGCGCCGGGCGACTCTGAGCACGGGTTGACGCCGCCCGTTCGACGGCGTGCGAGGAGACGCCGATGCGGATGCCCGCGCTGCATTGTGCGACAGCGGACGGTGGCTAGATTGTGCCCTTCCCGAAGGCCCGCAGGCCTCACCCCATCCACGGCAGAGCATGTCCTCGTTCCTCTTCCACGCGCATTCCGGCCTCCGCTACCTCGTGCTGCTCGCGGCCCTCGTCGCGATCGTCTACCTGGGCTTCGGGCTGCTGACGCGGCGCGAGCACGACCGCGGCGCGCGCATCGTCATGTCCGCGTTCGTGGGGCTGCTGGACCTGCAGATCCTGCTGGGCATCGGGCTCGTCGCGACCGGGGTGTTCTACCCTGCGCTCATGGGCCACCTGATGATGATGGTGCTCGCGGCCGCTGCGGCGCACGGGCTCTCCGTCCTGTCGCGCAAGGCCGCCGAGCCGCGACGGCGGTACGGGATGGCGCTCGCGGGTGTGGTGCTCGCGCTGCTGCTCATCGTGGGCGGCATCACGGCCATCGGGCGCGGCGTCTTCTCCAGCCGCACGATGAGCGGCACGGGCCAGGCGCGATAGGGCGCGTGTCCACCGTCCTCGACACGGCTTCGCTCGGGCCGCGAGAGCGCTACCAGCTGCTCACTTCGCTG harbors:
- a CDS encoding phosphatase domain-containing protein produces the protein MADWKKRLTEFASRVETNIDRQKERLGTAVGGVRPARIEAYRGFGTAERAYVKGRVLRVLPLPAAAEGDGVLINLAGMIQRFESDEVPGARVLVRYPGSSQEVTADEEGYFEAWIEPRPAFPAGRLWHDVEMALLHPVDAADPPAPIPAHVLVPPADARFGVISDLDDTVVRTDATNALRMVRNVFLANARTRVPFPGVAAFYRALQRGMGGAAANPVFYVSSSPWNLHDLLTEFLTLQDIPVGPLMLRDWGLNADEVLPTGHGRHKLEQIRRVMDTFRALPFILIGDSGQEDPEIYAKVVHDNPSRILGVYIRNVTPAPARADFIRKLGDELRQVGGTLVLADDTLAAAEDAARRGWIDPAALPEIGHRAAADVPTEPTQPGTARTNDALSTDPPG